A window of Verrucomicrobiia bacterium genomic DNA:
CGCCGACGGGCTTGGCAACATCACGTTTCTGGTTGATGCCAATCAGTCCATGACGGCGACGTACCGGTATGACCCATTCGGCAACACCCTCTCTTCCAGCGGATCGCTCGCCAATGCCAACGTGTACCGCTTTTCGAGCAAGGAAATTCACGTCAATAGCGGGTTTTACTATTTCCTCTATCGGTTCTATGTTCCCGGTCTGCAGAGATGGATAAATAGAGACCCGATTGAGGAGGAAGGGGGTTTGAATCTCTACGAATTCGTGGAAAACAACCCGATGAGCTTCCTGGATCCGGATGGCGGCAAACCGGTGATATTCCCGAAGCTTCCGCCACTTCCCCCGGGCGTGAAGCCGCCATTGCCACTGGGGCCTATAGGGGCGGCCATCACCTGCGGTGCAATAGGGGCAGCGGCCATAGACGTGGGCAGCAAGCTCTATTACGACGAGAAGAAAAAGAGATGCGACAAGGAATGGGACGATGCGTTTAAGATGTGCAAGGAGGAACTGTCAAAACCAAATCCTTCTCGTGATCTGACGGGTGGCTATAACAACATCATGGACTGCGCTCGCGGCCTCGTTTCCGAGGATTGTGGCGGAAACCCGGTGGACCATGGCAAAAAGAAAAAGAAGCCTCGGACCATCAGGTTCAAGTAGCCCACAACCGATATGCATGGCGAAATTCAATCCGAGTTGAAAGAAATCGAGAAACTGGCGCGAGCGGAGAATTCCGACGAAGCCCTGCGGCGTGCTGACGCGCTTGCTGCCAGCCATCCAGAGGAGCCAGGTGTCTGGTCCACGCGTGGGTATGTCAATGGCCGCCAGGGGGATCTTCCCGCTGCCATCTCTGATTTTTCCAGATGCATTGACCTACGTAGAAACGAGCCGGACGACTTCTTCACGCGTGGCCGTTTCCTCTTCAAGGCCGGAAGGTACGACGAAGCGGTGTCGGACTTCACCCGGGTGCTAGAACTCTGTGACCGATATAAGTCCGACTACTATCGGCAGGCGGCCAACTTCTTTCGGGCCGACGCTTATGTCCGGCTTGGTCAGTATGATAAAGCCAGAGCCGACTGCCGTCGGGTTACGGATAAAGGGCCTATGTGGACCGACAAACTGCGGACGATAGACGAGATCCTGGATGAGTGCCGCTGACGCCGCGAGTTGATTGATTTCGTCTGGTTCATCACGGGAGCTGCCGTGCTGCTGTAAGCGGTTGTTTTTCGGTTTACTTCCGGCTTTTTCGGCTTAGTTCGGCATCAGCCTTTGGCAACCGGCGTAATGGTGATGGAGGCGACGAAGGGCATGTGGCGGTCAAGTTCGGCGAAGCGTTTGGGCAGGACGCGGACTGCGGCCAGGTCATTTTCCTGGAGCTTGTCGGCCAGGTGGGAAAGCCGCCAGCCGAGCACCACCACGTCAGCGGTGGAGAACGCGAGCGCGAGTTTTTGCGGCGGCTCGGTCTTGTCGTCACCGGCGTCCGGGTTTGGTTCGAGCGTGTATTCGATCAACTGGCTGGTGTGAAAACCACAGCGCTTGTGTTCCGACAAATGAAACTCGACGCAGGCGCAATACTTGCCAGATGTGGCGTAACAGGAATCTTCTTTGAAGGGCATAGGCGTTAAACGTGCATGCCGCCGGAGCGGCGTTGTTGGTGCTGCTGGCGTTTTTGTTCGAGCACCCGGCGCAGCTTTTGACCGGGTGTTTCCTTTACAACGGGCGCAATCTTTTCGGCCTGTTTGACCGGATCGGTTTGCTCGATGGCTTCTTTGTGGTCGAGACCGAACCAGCGGCGCACGTCCTCGACGACTTGAGCCAGGCGTTGCACCGGAGCCAGGCGAGTCAGGCGCGTGGCCCGTGTCTGGCGCATAGGGCGCACGGCGCGAAAGTCCTTGCGGACGGCCACCACCGGTGAAGGGGCTTTTTCTTCCAGCCGTTCCTTGCTGACGAAGCCGAGCTTGGCCAGGCCATCGCGGAGGGCCTGCAACTCAACAGCGGCCTTGCGTTCGTGCGAATCTGTGATGCGGCGGGCGAGCAAATCCGAATCATCAGTGAAGACGTGGCAGCGTTCCCGGCCACGAGAAATGGAGACGTAAAACTGCTCGCGGTTCACGGCCCCGAACGAACGTGACGAGGCAACCAACAGCACGTCGTCCACCGTCTTGCTCTGGGAACTATGCGACGTGACAGCGTAGCCGTGAGTGAAGGCGTTGAATCCGGCCGGGAGCGTGCGGCCATCGGCCAGGGCAATGCGGCCGTTTTGGATCTCCCGGACCTGGACGCGCTCGCCATTGATAAACTCTTTGCCGTGGTTGGCTTGGAGCAGCAGCCAGTCACCAGCGGCGACTTTCAACTCGCGGGCCTGGCCAACATCAAAGGAGGCAGCGGAGGTGCTGGGAATGAAATCAATCTCGGTGCCATCAGCACGGCGAATGCGCAGCCCGTTCTCGATGGCCGCCACCACTTCAACGGTCTGGCCCCGATCAAAATGTTTGGTCTTTCTGACAAGGCGCAGACGCTGACCAGGCTCGTACTGGCTCGCGTTTTTCTTTTGGGCTTCGGTCCAGGACAGCGAATCAAAGACGGGAACCGTCTGCTCATTTT
This region includes:
- a CDS encoding tetratricopeptide repeat protein, with translation MHGEIQSELKEIEKLARAENSDEALRRADALAASHPEEPGVWSTRGYVNGRQGDLPAAISDFSRCIDLRRNEPDDFFTRGRFLFKAGRYDEAVSDFTRVLELCDRYKSDYYRQAANFFRADAYVRLGQYDKARADCRRVTDKGPMWTDKLRTIDEILDECR
- a CDS encoding RHS repeat-associated core domain-containing protein, whose amino-acid sequence is ADGLGNITFLVDANQSMTATYRYDPFGNTLSSSGSLANANVYRFSSKEIHVNSGFYYFLYRFYVPGLQRWINRDPIEEEGGLNLYEFVENNPMSFLDPDGGKPVIFPKLPPLPPGVKPPLPLGPIGAAITCGAIGAAAIDVGSKLYYDEKKKRCDKEWDDAFKMCKEELSKPNPSRDLTGGYNNIMDCARGLVSEDCGGNPVDHGKKKKKPRTIRFK